A window of the Lactuca sativa cultivar Salinas chromosome 5, Lsat_Salinas_v11, whole genome shotgun sequence genome harbors these coding sequences:
- the LOC111878146 gene encoding glucose and ribitol dehydrogenase, which produces MACFVGSVSGTPILITENSCLWSRRFLTSRASTSIRNNNVAAVGQSVFRRGSSSIHSFKAKAMRREEGERRFPPQHQDGQPGKEYLMDPLPIFSDPNYQPTNKLKGKVALVIGGDSGIGRSVCYFFSREGATIAFTYVKGVEDIDAKYTLEIINDSKMSYAGDPIAIHTDVRYDKNCKKVVDEVVAKYGRIDILVNNAAVQYETYTLDDITEERLERIYRTNIFSHFFMTRHAVKHMKRGSSIINTASVLGFSGSPKLIDYASTKGAIVNFTKSLARFLADKGIRVNGVAPGPIWTPLEAASLDDEDLATFGSKNPMNRAAQPVEVGPSYLFLASKEASFYTGSFLHPDGGELDNAVPDVNNNHNTENP; this is translated from the exons ATGGCCTGTTTTGTGGGATCAGTGTCTGGCACACCGATTCTGATCACAGAGAACTCGTGTCTATGGTCACGGAGGTTTCTGACTTCACGTGCTTCAACAAGCATAAGAAATAACAATGTTGCAGCGGTGGGACAAAGTGTCTTCCGACGTGGTTCCTCTTCTATTCACAGTTTTAAG GCGAAGGCCATGAGGAGGGAAGAAGGCGAACGAAGATTCCCACCACAGCATCAGGATGGTCAACCCGGAAAGGAGTACCTAATGGACCCTCTTCCAATATTCAGCGATCCTAATTACCAACCCACTAACAAACTGAAA GGGAAGGTGGCTTTGGTGATAGGTGGGGATTCGGGTATTGGGAGGTCTGTTTGCTACTTCTTTTCTAGGGAAGGTGCAACTATAGCCTTCACCTACGTGAAGGGTGTTGAAGACATAGATGCAAAGTACACGTTAGAGATCATAAATGATTCAAAAATGAGTTACGCAGGTGATCCAATTGCAATACATACTGATGTTAGGTATGACAAGAATTGTAAGAAAGTTGTGGATGAGGTCGTTGCTAAATATGGACGCATAGATATCCTGGTGAATAATGCAGCCGTGCAGTATGAAACATATACATTAGATGACATAACGGAGGAGAGGCTTGAAAGGATATATAGAACCAACATTTTCTCGCATTTCTTCATGACAAG GCATGCTGTGAAGCACATGAAACGAGGAAGCAGCATCATAAACACCGCTTCGGTGTTAGGATTCTCAGGAAGTCCAAAACTCATTGATTACGCTTCAACAAAGGGAGCCATCGTGAATTTCACCAAGAGTTTAGCAAGATTCCTGGCTGACAAGGGGATTCGTGTTAATGGTGTGGCTCCTGGCCCTATCTGGACCCCACTTGAAGCTGCATCACTCGATGATGAGGATTTAGCAACCTTTGGGTCAAAGAATCCTATGAATCGGGCAGCTCAACCTGTAGAGGTTGGTCCATCATATTTGTTCCTGGCATCCAAGGAGGCTTCCTTCTACACTGGATCATTTCTTCATCCTGATG GTGGAGAACTCGACAATGCTGTTCCTGACGTCAACAACAACCACAATACAGAAAACCCGTAA